The segment AGTATCCCCAGAGGAGCTGTGACTTGAAAAGGCCCCAGAGGAAGCCCACAGAGGAGCACCGTCCCCTGGCTCCTGGCTTTGGCAGGGCTTCTGTTCTCAGTAGTGTTTTCCAATAACTGCACCTCGGCAGAAGCGGAGTCCAGTGACTTCTGCCTGTAATTGGCACAGGCTGCTTCCGGTTCCGGTGTGTGTGATCGGGCTCTTTCTTTGTGTTGAACCCCTTCCCCCACACATACCTCATCCCGCCCCCCACACACCGAGAGCGAATGATCCGACCGGCCGTACTGGGGTGTGCTGTGTGTAAAAATACATGGGGTTGAGCCATTTCCTGCTGCTTCCGTTCTTGCATGGCGATAAGACACTGGGGACCCAGCTGCGGACAGAGAGCTCCTCAGCAGCTCAGGGGGAGCCGGCTGTGGGACAGCTGGACTCGGGCCCACCCGCTTTCATCTGACCCCCGTTTCCCATCTTTCCTATCTCCTGCgacctctctttcctttctccccaccaGCCCCATCCTTTCTCAGCCTCTCTTCTCTGTACCACCCTGATGTACTTGGGACGCCTGCTTACTGGTGTGCAAAGGGACTATCCTCTCCTTCCTGCACACTTGCCCCCTCTGAGCTGGGCCCTGGTACCCTCAGGCCCCCCAGACTAGTCCCTGCTTCCTCGGGCCCTGGTCAGCAGGGCTGGTGGGGGCGTGCTCTCTCTGCATCTGGGAGACCAGGCAGGGCCGGGTGCCCCCACCATCATGAAGCGGAAGAGATTGCCAACAACTGGAGACAGCTGGAAGGTGATGGACGGGCTGGGTGGGGTGTCAGCAGAGGCAGGTGACCTGCTGAACTGCATTAGGGAagccggggtggggagggtggcgAGGCTTCCTGCGCCTGCATGGGGCTAAAGTATGGGCTTCAGAGGGAGAGGCCTGCTCAAGGCAGGAGGCTTTTGGAGAGGTTGAGTCCAGAGGGACAACTTGTCTCATCCCTAAGAAATCAATCTCATGACTCCATTGAAGCCTCGGATCGGCTCGGTCCGTGTGATGGAGCATCAAGAGTTCTGGGCCAGAGGTTCCATTTTTCATAGCTGTATGTCCCTGAGCAACTATTTGAACTCTCTGGGCCGAAGGAGGGATAGATCTACCTTGACTGCATTTCAGGGGTGTTGTGAGGATTTAGGTAGATCACAGACAGTGAGGGCCCTTCGAGATGGCacctgtaggggcacctggccggctccGTTGTTggagcatggaactcttgatctcagaactgtgcgttcgagccccacgttgggtgtagagattacttagaaataaaatcttgctttttaaaaaaaggtactcGTAAAAGGAATCCTATGATGGTAGGTGGTTGTTATTTTGGACTCTTGCCTTGAAGCTTCCTATTCATCCTGCACTGTCTTCCAGGCAGAGAAACCAAGTCCAGGGGTGTCCACGGACACATGAGAGAATCCTGCTGTGTTCCCTCCCGTGGTTTCATGTTTGAACCATGCCTGCCTTCTTCCCCAGGTCGACAAGGGAGACCTCGGAGCCCTGAGCCTCCCCGGAGGCCCTAGCCACGGTGACACTGATGGTCCCATCAGCCTGGATGTGCCAGATGGGGCCCCAGACCCCCAGCGGACCAAGGCTGCCATTGACCACCTGCACCAGAAGATCCTGAAGATCACCGAGCAGATCAAGATCGAGCAGGAGGCGAGGGACGACAACGTGGCCGAGTACCTGAAGCTGGCTAACAATGCGGACAAGCAGCAGGTGTCACGCATCAAGCAAGTGTTCGAGAAGAAGAACCAGAAGTCAGCCCAGACCATTGCGCAGCTGCATAAGAAGCTGGAGCACTACCGCCGGCGGCTGAAGGAGATTGAGCAGAATGGGCCCTCGCGGCAGCCCAAGGACGTGCTGCGGGACATGCAGCAGGGGCTGAAGGACGTGGGTGCCAACGTGCGTGCGGGCATCAGTGGCTTTGGGGGTGGCGTGGTGGAGGGTGTCAAGGGCAGCCTCTCGGGCCTCTCGCAGGCCACCCACACCGCCGTGGTGTCCAAGCCCCGGGAGTTTGCCAGCCTCATCCGCAACAAGTTTGGCAGCGCCGACAACATCGCCCACTTGAAGGACCCTCTGGAAGACGGGCCCCCTGAGGAGGCGGCACGGGCGCTGAGTGGCAGCGCCACCCTCGTGTCCAGCCCCAAGTACGGCAGCGACGACGAGTGCTCCAGCGCCAGCGCCAGCTCGGCCGGGGCGGGCAGCAACTCCGGCGCTGGACCAGCTGGGGCGCTCGGAAGCCCCAAGTCCAGCGCACTGTACGGGGCCCCCGGAAACCTGGATGCTCTGCTAGAGGAGCTGCGCGAGATCAAGGAGGGGCAGTCCCACCTGGAGGACTCGATGGAGGACCTGAAGGCTCAGCTGCAGCGGGACTACACCTACATGACCCAGTGCCTGCAGGAGGAACGCTACAGGTAGGCCCACCCTCAGCCACGCTGCTGCCCCGCCAGCCCGGCCTGAGGCCATGGCACCCTGGTCAGACTCTGGGCTGCGGAAGCACAGGGACGTGCACGCAGAAGGGCCTGAGGCTGCTGGACAGAGCCAGGGGAGGCCCCAGGACGCCTGCCTCCAGGCTGGTAGGAGCAACTGGAAGATAGGGTTGTGGGACCTGCTTATGCAGAGAAGGTGCGGCCTGTCTCAGGAGCTTCCAGCATCCCTCCTTGATGGTTATGGGCTCCGTGTAcagcaggggaaactgaggcaggaaccAGCTATGTGGCCTCTCATCTGGAAAGACtaaagagcacagactctggagccaagtacctgggttcaaaccctgactctatttttttcctttaagattttgtttatttatttgagagagagaagagagagagagagagagagagagagagagagagagcacatgagcagggggaggggcagaggcagagagaggtcctgggctcaaacccagaaccctgggatcatgacctgaccaaatGCAAGtgcttaactggctaagccacaCCAGTTGTGTCtctccaccacccacccacccactcctaGCTCTACTATTTATGTTGAGCAAAGTAGTTAATGCTCCCCACACTTGGTCTCCTTGTCTATACACTGGAAATAACACGAATCCTTCCTCCTAGGGTTAATGAGGGCTAAATGAGTCCAAATCTGTAACATCAAAGTATATAAACTGCTGGCACAGTCCGTTCACACATTGGACTGAAGCTGGAGTCTCTggtccctccttcccctctgccccctccgcCCTTTTGCTGGATGCCTCTCACGTGGGATTTGGCATTTGCTCTCTGGGATTCTTGGCGATCTTTTCCCTAATTagcacttttcctttttcttccttatatacATGAAGAAGGTTTGGGAACTTAAGGGGACACCCTGCCTGTAAACTAACTACCCCGTGTAAGAGATGTTGTGCCTGCAGAATAGGAATCGTGTCTCTGTATCACCATATCCCTGGTGCCCAGGAGAGCATCTCAGTCCAGGGCTCAGAGGCTCACGTTGAAGTCCCTGAATCCCTGACTCCTCCATTCatgagctgtgtgatcttaggcaggTTCCTTAACCTCTCGCTGTCTCAGTCTTCTCTGGGATGACACTAGGATTTACCTCGTGGAGTTGAGGGTGGTAAAGATCTCCGAGATGATGTGGGTGGAGTCTTGGCACAGTGCCAGCACAGAGGCAGGGCTGTGTATATAGTAACTTTTGTTGTCCTTGCTGTTAAAACTGGCATGGGGCAGAACACGTGTGTTGGGCGGGTTGAGAAATGAAGTTGAttctggggagagaagggaggtgaGGGGGCCAAGACTGGTGCCACTCCTTGCCCCCTGCCAGGTATGAGAGGCTAGAGGAGCAGCTCAATGACCTGACCGAGCTTCACCAGAATGAGATGACCAACCTGAAGCAGGAGCTGGCCAGCATGGAGGAGAAGGTGGCCTATCAGTCCTACGAGAGGGCACGGGACATCCAGGTATGACCAGAGACCAACCCTGGGGGGTGCCCAGACATGCTGAGAGAGCTGGCTGCAGCCGGAGACCAAGGGCTTTACCCAGTGGGGCCGATGGACACAGGCTGGGTGGATGGGCTGCGGATGGAGAGGACGCGCGGGGCAGGGCGGAGAGTGGAGCAAGGTGGGCCCAGGCTGGCTTTGTGCGAGCCTTTGCACAGAGCTCTTTGACGGCAGCCTTGCCAGTGAATCGTTGGGATTTCCAGGGCCTAGACTGCCCAGAAAGGAAGCTCCCGGGATTGGGCCAGTTGTGCCCCATCTCCTtgtgcacaccacacacacccctcGCCACTCTGATTTCCTGCCGTCCCCCAAATAGTTGTAATTAGAGGACTGGCCCCAGCCACAGCTCATCCACCTGTCCCTGCCTGACCTTTGTCAGGGGCCCCCTGTGCACTGTCACCTTCTCTGGGGGGCAGGTAGGGACGGCCTGGGGGAGCCGGCCCACCCTGAGCTCCTGCTTGCCCACCCCTGCAGGAGGCTGTGGAGTCCTGCCTGACCCGGGTCACCAAGCTGGAGctgcagcaacagcagcagcaggtggTACAGCTAGAAGGTGTGGAGAATGCCAACTGCGCGGGCCCTGCTGGGCAAGTTCATCAATGTGATCCTGGCGCTCATGGCCGTGCTGCTGGTGTTCGTGTCCACCATCGCCAACTTCATCACGCCCCTCATGAAGACGCGCCTGCGCATCACCAGCACCGCCCTCCTGGTCCtcgtcctcttcctcctctggaaGCACTGGGACTCCCTCACCTACCTCCTGGAGCACGTGCTGCTGCCCAGCTGAGCGGccagcccacccctgccccacgtTCTCCCTGGCCCCGAGGTGGCTATGCTTCTCCAGGAGGGACCCTGGGATTCCCAAGTCCCTTGGACTTCTTCATGTGTCTGGTTTGGCCTCTTGCCCAAACTGTCCATTCCAGCGGCTCCTGCCCCCTTCTCTGTTGCTTCTGTCTGACACCTTCTCCCTGCTGGCCTGAGGGGAGCTTCGAGTGCAGCCCTGCCCTGGAGACCGTGGGGACATCTGTGGCCAAACGGAGCAGAGAAGGACACTGGGATGAGCTGTTCTGATTACTTCCAGTCACACACGGACTTCTCCCAGCTGACTCAGGATGCGGCAAGTCAGGAAAGCCAGTAGGAATAGGCGCAGGAGagggccctgccccagccctcgACCCTTCTAGGGAAGAGCCCAACCTGGAAGCTCTACAGTTCCCTCCTGCGGAGAGGGTCAGGGTGAAGTCAGAGGGCAGCGGTGGGGGCAAGGCTCTGCTGGCCTCAGAGAATGCCAGGGGCAGAGGGTAGGCCCCCCCACCAGCCTCATGGCACCTGCTCAGTCCATCCCTCCTTCCAGAGCTGGTTTGAGGTTCACTTCTGGGCTGGGCCTTTCCCAGGATACGAAGGATGCGGGCTCTGGAGGCCAGGTGGGGTGTGGCTTTTTGGACTTGTGTTTTCCCTGTGATTCTTTCTGCCTGTCACTGGATCTGCTCTTTTCAGGGAAACaggccccaggggcccctgagccTCAGCCTAAGCCCTTAGGCCTCTGGGAGCATGttggattctatttatttatttatttgttcctttgtaCCTGATCCCCACTGAGCTCCAGGGAGAGGGCCTGCCCCCATCCTCTCCCGGAAGCCAGGGCTTATTCTTGGCTGTCCGGCACTTCCATACCATTTCGCCTCTGGATAATCCTGGCTGGGGGAAACGGGGCAAAGCCACCCAGCCCCACACTCCCAAAGCAGCCCCTCAACCAGGATGGGAGGAGCGTAGCCTCTCTTTTATACatctatttattttgtatgtgtgtatttgtgtggaGGAAGTtgtttgttgctttatttttttaaggctctgGAGTGTTGTGTATGGTTTCTCTTCACATCCCAGCCTTCTTCCCACGGGCACTTCCAAGAACAGAGGGCATTTCTCgcagaatgaaagagaaatccCCTAGAGCGGTGAATGGTCGTGCCTGTCAGCCATGGTGGAccttcctgaaaaataaatatcctcTAAATTTTCAAAGCATCCTGTCTAGTGTTGGTTGATGGGGTCATCTCCGTGGAAACCACCGGGTCTCTCCTTGCATCC is part of the Canis lupus dingo isolate Sandy chromosome 38, ASM325472v2, whole genome shotgun sequence genome and harbors:
- the TMCC2 gene encoding LOW QUALITY PROTEIN: transmembrane and coiled-coil domains protein 2 (The sequence of the model RefSeq protein was modified relative to this genomic sequence to represent the inferred CDS: inserted 2 bases in 1 codon; deleted 1 base in 1 codon), whose protein sequence is MKRCKSDELQQQQQQQQQQQQQGEEDAAGLEDAAGHLPGADLRPGEAAGANSAGGPTSDMGAAAAPNPGPRSKPPDLKKIQQLSEGSMFGHGLKHLFHSRRRSREREHQTSQDSQQQQQQQQQQQQGMSDHDSPDEKERSPEMHRVSYAVSLHDLPARPTAFNRVLQQIRSRPSIKRGASLHSGGGXGSRRSKSSSLEPQRGSPHLLRKAPQDSSLAAILHQHQCRPRSSSTTDTALLLADGGNVYLLAEEAEGSGDKVDKGDLGALSLPGGPSHGDTDGPISLDVPDGAPDPQRTKAAIDHLHQKILKITEQIKIEQEARDDNVAEYLKLANNADKQQVSRIKQVFEKKNQKSAQTIAQLHKKLEHYRRRLKEIEQNGPSRQPKDVLRDMQQGLKDVGANVRAGISGFGGGVVEGVKGSLSGLSQATHTAVVSKPREFASLIRNKFGSADNIAHLKDPLEDGPPEEAARALSGSATLVSSPKYGSDDECSSASASSAGAGSNSGAGPAGALGSPKSSALYGAPGNLDALLEELREIKEGQSHLEDSMEDLKAQLQRDYTYMTQCLQEERYRYERLEEQLNDLTELHQNEMTNLKQELASMEEKVAYQSYERARDIQEAVESCLTRVTKLELQQQQQQVVQLEGVENANARALLGKFINVILALMAVLLVFVSTIANFITPLMKTRLRITSTALLVLVLFLLWKHWDSLTYLLEHVLLPS